A segment of the Gammaproteobacteria bacterium genome:
CTCCCAAGTTACACGACCAAAACAAGATGCGTCTCTAAGGGCACTTGCTGTTCAGCCGCACCGCCGAAGCCAACACCCAGCGGGGCACCTGGCCCGCCTGCTTCGACATACAGCAGAAGATGGCCGCCGGTAACCTCAGCGACGTCACCGCCCTTGAGCGGTCCCGGTGCAAGGGGCGGCCCGACCGCGGCTCGCTCACCACCAACGCCGACTTCTTCCGGCTCCGGAGTCTTGCGGTCAGCTATGACCTGCCGCAGAGCCTGGTGCCCGGAGGATTGAGTTCTCTCGCATTGCACGCCGCGGCAACCAACCTCTTCAAGATCACGGACTACTGGGGCCTCGATCCCGAGACCTGGAACACGGCCGGGGAACCTCAGCTGACCCGGAACGAGAACTACCTGCTGCCACCGGTTCAGCGGTTTGACTTCTCGCTCCGGATGTCGTTCTGAGGCCGACCACAATGACTACCGATGATTCCAGAGGAGAGTTGAAAATGAAGATAGACAGAGTGGAAGGAGCGAGAGGACGGGGGAGACGAGGCACCCCACGGTGGTCGAGAGGCCGCGTGGTGTCTGCCTTGTTGGCGGCCGTCGTGGCCGCGACCGGATGCGACGTTACGAACCCGGGGAACATCCTCGACGAGAACCTGAACCGGGAGGACGCCTTCCAGGCGGTGGTGAACGGGATGGCGGGGGACTTCTCCCTGGGCCTGAACGGAGCGAACAGCGGAGCGGTCCGGTTCGCCGTCCTCTTCGGAGAGATCTGGGCCGGCACTTCGGGCGAGGCCGACCTCTTCGCGGCGAGGGGAATACTTCCCGCGGACCGGCCGGACTACAACAACTGGACCAACAACGCTCACGCGGCCCGGTGGGTGGCCGAGGACGGCATTCGCCGGATGAGGGAAACGGGCGGAGGGGTCGAGAGCAGCGCGCTCATGGCCGAGGCACGGCTGTGGGCCGGGTTCTCGAACCGGCTGCTGGGCGACATCCACTGCGAGGCCGTGTTCGACAACGGCCCCCCCATGCCGCGCAGCGCATACTACGAGAGGGCGGAGGAACACTTCACCGAAGCCATAGGGGTGGGCATGTCCGCCGGCGCCAGCGACCTGACGTACGCCGGGTACGGTGGGCGGGCCTCGGTTCGCCTGATCCTGGGGGACCTGAGCGGAGCCGTCGCGGACGCCGGGCAGGTTCCGACCGACTTCGCCTGGTATGCCGAATTCAAC
Coding sequences within it:
- a CDS encoding RagB/SusD family nutrient uptake outer membrane protein, with the protein product MVSALLAAVVAATGCDVTNPGNILDENLNREDAFQAVVNGMAGDFSLGLNGANSGAVRFAVLFGEIWAGTSGEADLFAARGILPADRPDYNNWTNNAHAARWVAEDGIRRMRETGGGVESSALMAEARLWAGFSNRLLGDIHCEAVFDNGPPMPRSAYYERAEEHFTEAIGVGMSAGASDLTYAGYGGRASVRLILGDLSGAVADAGQVPTDFAWYAEFNDVAQGGRQTNAVWHETHPRRNVTVGLTWFRDYYVETGDPRVPSQDANRAGGDGISPLVSVEKYPDGTSDVPLTKGAEMRLIEAEALIRGGQWQQGLEMINAARAGIGVPAWDAMSAEEAFEALILERAIVMWLEARRGGEFYRLNQLSQFFPGGYTPADDTIIQQMIDNVQATLPAVMGDAVLRQNRATCWGFSEVMRATNPNLGG